The following DNA comes from Bradyrhizobium sp. SK17.
GACGTGCTTTCCGATGGTGGAATCGCGATCTCCGAAGTGGATGCGATCGGTGGCGGCTCGCGCTCGCGGTTCTGGCTTGCCGTGCTGGCCAGTGTCCTCGACATTCCGGTGCACCGCTTTGCCGATGGCGAAACCGGGGCCGCGTTCGGCGCCGCGCGGCTCGGACGCCTCGCGGTCAGCGGTGAGCCGATCGAGGCCGTCTGCACCGCGCCGCGGCGCGTCGAGACCTTCGAGCCCGATCGCGCGCTTGCGGCAGCCTATGCCGAACGGCTGCCAAAATGGCGCGGCCTGTACCGGCCGCGGCGCTGACCAAAGCCGACGCCTCCTTGAGATTCACCACCTGGAGGCTATGCCGGAGCAGGCCCCTCGATCCGGTGCACCTCACGCACGGCGTCACGATTGGCGATCCGGGCGTAATGCGCAGCCAGGTTGGGGTAGGCGCCAATATCGAAGCCGACGCGCGGCGTCCAGCCCGTCATCGCATAGAGGCCGACGTCGGCAATGGAGTAGCTCTCGCCCAACAGATAGGCGCTCGTAGAGAGGTGCTGGTCGAGAAATGCGAAGCGTGCCTTCAGCCGCTCGCGAAACACGTCCTTCGCCCGCTCATCCAGCGCAGTGTAGAACAACGGGCCGAGACCTCCCTTGTGCAGCTCACTGGAGAGGAAATTCAGCCAAGTCTGCAACCTGGCCCGCTCGATGGTTCCGTGCGATGGTGCGAGCCTTCCGGTCGGGTCGCGGTCTGCGATGTATTGGACGATCGCGGCGGCCTCGAGAAGGACGCTGCCATCATCGAGTCCCAACGCCGGTATGTATCCTAGCGGGTTTATTGTTCGGTAGTCTCCGCCATCCGCCATCGTCTTGCTCACTTCATCGACTCGAACGCCGATAAAGGGAAGACCGCTCTCGAGCAGGGCGACATGGGGC
Coding sequences within:
- a CDS encoding glutathione binding-like protein → MKLYYAPGTISLMPHVALLESGLPFIGVRVDEVSKTMADGGDYRTINPLGYIPALGLDDGSVLLEAAAIVQYIADRDPTGRLAPSHGTIERARLQTWLNFLSSELHKGGLGPLFYTALDERAKDVFRERLKARFAFLDQHLSTSAYLLGESYSIADVGLYAMTGWTPRVGFDIGAYPNLAAHYARIANRDAVREVHRIEGPAPA